The Sphingorhabdus sp. Alg231-15 genome has a segment encoding these proteins:
- a CDS encoding FtsW/RodA/SpoVE family cell cycle protein: protein MTDGTTSNSASSGGALPEIAAGLKKKRFQLESRLGRSDRSPLAIWFWELDRVLLALMLTLIAIGLIAVAAASPVTALKHSTAAVSLDPLYYFYRQLGWVIVGIPVMLVVSMLPKEQARRFAIIAAVAAFALLFLVPIFGKTVNGAQRWIGYGFATVQPGEFLKPFYAISLAWLLSLRVKDPSLPVISLSFVLTGVVALLLMMQPNLGQTIIFCGIWFVLMMISGLSARLIAVMGGVGVSGLVAAYFFYPVATQRINSWLFGGDEFDQVMLAHKALTGGGLLGTGPGLGTAKFKLPEAHTDYIFSVIGEEFGLLACVAIALVYLAIIVRVFLRLLDEEDNFIILAVAGLTAQFGGQALINMAVNVQLFPSKGMTLPLISYGGSSFLALSLGVGLLLAFTRRNPYLDRSLYVTNGMVAR, encoded by the coding sequence ATGACCGATGGAACAACCTCAAACAGTGCATCGTCGGGAGGTGCATTGCCCGAAATTGCCGCAGGCCTCAAAAAGAAGCGGTTTCAGCTGGAATCGCGCCTCGGGCGCAGTGACCGTTCACCATTGGCAATCTGGTTCTGGGAACTGGACCGGGTGTTGCTGGCTTTGATGCTGACCTTGATTGCTATTGGCTTAATTGCAGTGGCCGCGGCATCGCCTGTGACTGCGTTGAAGCATAGTACGGCCGCGGTTTCGCTGGATCCGCTCTACTATTTCTATCGCCAGCTCGGCTGGGTGATTGTTGGTATCCCGGTGATGCTGGTGGTGTCTATGCTTCCCAAGGAACAGGCCCGGCGGTTCGCGATCATCGCCGCTGTGGCAGCCTTTGCCTTGCTGTTTCTGGTGCCGATTTTCGGCAAGACCGTCAATGGCGCACAGCGCTGGATTGGCTATGGATTTGCCACGGTTCAGCCCGGTGAGTTCCTGAAGCCCTTTTATGCCATTTCGCTAGCATGGCTGTTGTCGCTGCGGGTTAAGGACCCATCACTGCCGGTGATCTCATTGTCTTTTGTGCTGACAGGCGTTGTTGCCCTGTTGTTGATGATGCAGCCTAATCTGGGACAGACTATTATATTCTGCGGGATCTGGTTTGTGTTGATGATGATTTCCGGGCTTTCCGCTCGATTAATAGCAGTCATGGGCGGCGTCGGAGTGAGCGGATTGGTGGCAGCCTATTTCTTTTATCCGGTGGCCACACAGCGGATCAATTCGTGGTTATTTGGCGGTGATGAATTTGATCAGGTTATGCTGGCGCACAAAGCTCTAACCGGCGGTGGCCTGCTGGGCACTGGTCCGGGGTTGGGAACCGCCAAGTTCAAGCTGCCTGAGGCGCATACAGATTATATATTTTCGGTCATTGGCGAGGAATTCGGACTGCTGGCCTGTGTTGCTATTGCTCTGGTCTATCTTGCAATCATTGTCCGTGTCTTCTTACGCCTTCTGGACGAGGAAGATAATTTCATCATTCTCGCCGTCGCCGGACTGACCGCGCAATTTGGCGGACAGGCATTGATCAACATGGCGGTCAACGTGCAACTCTTCCCTTCCAAGGGCATGACATTGCCGCTGATAAGCTATGGCGGCTCTTCGTTCCTGGCCCTGTCGCTGGGTGTTGGACTGTTGCTGGCATTCACGCGCAGAAACCCCTATTTAGATCGCTCACTTTATGTCACAAATGGGATGGTGGCCAGATGA
- the murD gene encoding UDP-N-acetylmuramoyl-L-alanine--D-glutamate ligase → MMRSSAFANKSYAILGLARSGMATLDALHASGARLLAWDVREDLREAASEKAIVADPLESDLSDYDAIIVSPGVPLNTHPIRDKAADDGVPIIGDIELFAQARRSLPPHRVVGITGTNGKSTTTALLHHIIQSAALPTHMGGNIGVPILSQEPLAAGGVYVLELSSYQIDLTHNLDCEVAMLLNISPDHLDRYDNYDAYAAAKVRLFDMMGSNHVAIFGSADEKTQLALQFIRDEGRVQNIVDSSSVTLEGQVDWPSLQGPHNLQNAIAAVVAAEALGIHEHQWRPALASFKGLPHRMERVAEADGVLFVNDSKATNPASTGPALGAYPKIHWIAGGLPKSDDLKECKPYFGNVLQAYTIGDAGPMFGELLAPHMPVDSCEMILTAVQHAAANAKPGEVVLLSPACASFDQFKDFEARGDCFRNAVDSVIENSLIGTAAGGSIE, encoded by the coding sequence ATGATGCGTTCGTCCGCCTTTGCCAATAAAAGCTATGCCATTTTAGGCCTGGCGCGATCCGGCATGGCGACGCTCGATGCACTGCACGCCAGCGGCGCGAGATTATTGGCTTGGGATGTCCGCGAGGATTTGCGTGAGGCGGCCAGCGAAAAGGCCATTGTCGCTGATCCACTGGAATCTGATCTCAGCGACTATGATGCGATAATCGTGTCGCCCGGTGTGCCGCTCAACACGCATCCTATCCGCGACAAGGCGGCCGATGATGGTGTGCCAATTATCGGTGATATCGAATTGTTCGCGCAGGCACGGCGGTCGCTGCCGCCGCATCGTGTCGTCGGAATCACCGGCACCAACGGCAAGTCCACGACCACGGCGCTTTTGCATCACATCATTCAAAGCGCAGCATTGCCAACCCATATGGGTGGCAATATCGGTGTGCCAATTCTATCGCAGGAACCGCTGGCAGCGGGGGGCGTCTATGTACTGGAACTGTCCAGCTATCAGATTGATTTGACCCATAATCTCGATTGCGAAGTTGCAATGTTGCTCAATATCAGTCCGGATCATCTTGATCGCTACGACAATTACGATGCTTATGCCGCAGCGAAAGTGCGTCTGTTCGACATGATGGGTTCGAACCATGTTGCGATATTCGGCAGTGCTGATGAAAAGACGCAACTTGCGTTGCAATTCATCCGGGATGAAGGCCGAGTTCAGAATATTGTGGATAGCAGCTCTGTCACTTTGGAAGGGCAGGTCGATTGGCCGTCGCTGCAAGGGCCTCATAATCTACAAAATGCAATTGCTGCGGTGGTCGCTGCGGAAGCCTTGGGCATCCATGAACATCAATGGCGTCCCGCTTTGGCAAGTTTCAAAGGACTGCCGCACCGGATGGAACGCGTGGCGGAGGCCGATGGCGTATTATTTGTAAATGACAGCAAGGCAACAAATCCTGCCTCCACCGGTCCTGCCCTTGGCGCCTATCCTAAAATCCACTGGATTGCCGGTGGACTGCCGAAAAGCGACGATCTGAAGGAATGCAAACCCTATTTTGGTAATGTCCTGCAGGCTTATACTATTGGCGATGCCGGACCGATGTTCGGCGAATTGCTCGCCCCGCATATGCCGGTGGATTCTTGCGAGATGATCTTGACCGCGGTGCAGCATGCGGCCGCCAATGCGAAACCCGGGGAAGTGGTCCTGTTGTCACCGGCCTGTGCATCATTTGACCAGTTCAAGGATTTTGAAGCGCGGGGCGATTGCTTCCGCAATGCGGTGGATAGCGTCATCGAAAATAGTCTAATCGGAACAGCGGCTGGGGGCAGTATAGAATGA
- the mraY gene encoding phospho-N-acetylmuramoyl-pentapeptide-transferase: MFYLLAQWLDFEGIFNVFRYLSFRSGAAVATALFIGMLIGPRFISMLRMKQGKGQPIREDGPITHLKKAGTPTMGGLMILLSVVISTLLWMDLSNIFVWVCIFVTLGFGAIGFMDDYDKVSKASHKGVPGRVRLLMEFIVAGFATWIIVQQIGTNLYVPFFNDVQINLGWFYFPFAMFVIVGSGNAVNLTDGLDGLATMPVAIASATFLILVYLSGNAVFSEYLGIPFVAGAGELAIFCACIIGACLAFLWFNAPPAAVFMGDTGSLALGGALGAIAVSIHHEIVLAIVGGLFVLEAVSVIVQVFFFKRTGKRVFRMAPIHHHFEQLGWSESTVVIRFWIISLVLALAGLATLKLR; encoded by the coding sequence ATGTTTTATCTATTGGCGCAATGGCTTGATTTTGAAGGCATATTCAATGTCTTTCGTTATTTGAGTTTCCGTTCGGGTGCAGCGGTTGCAACCGCATTGTTTATTGGCATGTTGATTGGACCGAGATTCATCAGCATGCTGCGGATGAAACAGGGCAAGGGCCAGCCTATCCGCGAGGACGGGCCGATTACGCACCTGAAAAAAGCCGGTACGCCGACCATGGGCGGCCTGATGATTTTGCTTTCAGTGGTTATCTCCACTTTGCTGTGGATGGACCTGAGTAATATCTTCGTCTGGGTTTGTATCTTCGTGACGCTGGGTTTCGGGGCGATAGGCTTTATGGATGACTATGACAAAGTCAGCAAAGCCAGTCACAAAGGCGTCCCCGGTCGTGTCCGACTGTTGATGGAGTTTATTGTAGCCGGATTTGCAACATGGATCATTGTCCAGCAGATCGGTACCAACCTCTATGTGCCGTTTTTTAATGACGTACAGATTAATCTTGGTTGGTTCTATTTCCCCTTTGCTATGTTTGTGATTGTTGGCTCTGGCAATGCGGTAAACCTGACCGATGGCCTCGATGGCTTGGCAACCATGCCGGTAGCGATCGCCAGTGCAACCTTCCTGATTCTAGTCTATTTGTCAGGCAACGCGGTGTTTTCCGAATATCTCGGTATTCCCTTTGTTGCGGGCGCCGGAGAACTGGCGATCTTCTGTGCCTGTATCATAGGCGCCTGTCTGGCTTTTCTCTGGTTCAACGCGCCGCCCGCTGCGGTATTCATGGGCGATACCGGCAGCCTCGCCCTTGGCGGTGCATTGGGTGCAATTGCCGTTTCAATCCATCATGAAATTGTTCTCGCTATTGTTGGCGGGCTTTTTGTTCTGGAGGCGGTTTCCGTTATTGTTCAGGTCTTTTTCTTCAAACGCACCGGCAAGCGGGTTTTCCGCATGGCTCCGATTCATCATCATTTCGAGCAGCTGGGCTGGTCTGAATCCACCGTCGTGATCCGCTTCTGGATCATCAGTCTGGTTCTGGCACTGGCCGGGCTTGCGACACTAAAACTCAGATGA
- a CDS encoding UDP-N-acetylmuramoyl-tripeptide--D-alanyl-D-alanine ligase has product MTAPVTSAIWTSSAIAAAVGGEASADFEVGGVAFDSREIGPGDLFFALKGEQSDGHLYVDDIYTAGGAGAVVSEPVDGPHILVPDTTKALSDLAIASRVRTDAKIIGVTGSVGKTGTKEALFAALNRASMGKSHRSVKSYNNHVGVPLSLSRMPAGCQYGIFEMGMNHAGELAQLTRLVRPDVAIITAIAPAHIGHFSDVEAIADAKAEIFQGLTHEGTAIIPYDSDHYQRLRKAALRHTKKVVTFGFDADADVRAIDVVPAQGGGSLVTASFRDDGEGDRSLCFTVAEPGKHWVSNALAILAAVRAVGGDLASAGLALAELQGLDGRGRRHQIELKQGEPNTGRALLIDESYNANPVSMKATLGQLARENCGGKKIVILGAMGELGDQAQTYHEALADDIVASGAQTIILVGDEMAYTSAKLAEIVSEKLDHTPEISHVAGSSEALTEVAGEIGDEDVLLIKGSNYLGLSKVVTALVGGEY; this is encoded by the coding sequence ATGACGGCCCCGGTCACATCGGCAATCTGGACATCGTCCGCCATCGCCGCAGCTGTGGGCGGAGAGGCTAGCGCTGATTTCGAAGTTGGCGGCGTGGCTTTCGATTCACGCGAAATTGGTCCTGGCGACCTGTTCTTTGCGCTGAAAGGTGAACAGAGCGACGGGCACCTTTATGTTGATGATATCTATACCGCTGGCGGAGCGGGCGCGGTCGTCAGTGAACCGGTTGATGGCCCTCACATATTGGTGCCGGACACCACCAAGGCGCTAAGCGATCTGGCCATTGCATCGCGGGTCCGCACTGATGCGAAGATTATTGGAGTTACGGGGTCGGTAGGGAAGACCGGCACCAAAGAAGCCCTTTTTGCAGCTTTAAACCGTGCGTCCATGGGAAAGTCCCATCGGTCGGTGAAAAGCTACAATAACCATGTTGGCGTTCCGCTGAGCCTGTCGCGTATGCCGGCGGGATGCCAATATGGGATTTTCGAAATGGGTATGAACCATGCCGGTGAACTGGCGCAGCTAACCCGGCTCGTCCGTCCTGATGTGGCTATCATCACTGCTATCGCCCCGGCTCATATCGGTCATTTTTCTGATGTCGAAGCGATTGCAGATGCCAAGGCTGAAATTTTTCAGGGGCTGACGCACGAAGGCACAGCGATCATTCCTTATGATAGCGACCATTACCAGCGGCTTCGCAAGGCCGCTTTGCGACACACCAAGAAGGTCGTCACCTTTGGCTTTGATGCTGACGCCGATGTGCGTGCTATTGATGTTGTGCCGGCCCAGGGTGGCGGTTCACTGGTGACGGCGAGTTTTCGGGATGATGGCGAAGGGGATCGCAGCCTCTGCTTCACGGTTGCAGAGCCGGGCAAGCACTGGGTATCCAATGCGCTGGCCATCTTGGCAGCGGTGCGGGCCGTCGGCGGTGATCTGGCGTCGGCCGGTCTGGCGCTGGCGGAATTGCAGGGTCTCGATGGTCGCGGCAGGCGCCATCAGATTGAACTGAAACAGGGCGAGCCAAATACCGGCCGGGCGCTGCTAATTGATGAGAGCTACAACGCCAATCCCGTGTCGATGAAGGCCACATTAGGGCAGCTGGCACGGGAAAATTGTGGCGGGAAAAAAATCGTCATCCTCGGCGCTATGGGGGAGCTGGGTGATCAGGCGCAGACCTATCATGAGGCCTTGGCCGATGACATAGTCGCTTCTGGTGCACAGACGATCATATTGGTCGGCGATGAAATGGCCTATACATCGGCCAAGCTGGCCGAAATAGTTTCGGAAAAACTTGATCACACCCCGGAAATATCTCATGTCGCTGGCTCTTCGGAGGCGCTGACTGAAGTCGCAGGGGAAATCGGCGACGAAGACGTCCTTCTTATCAAGGGGTCAAATTATCTGGGGCTTTCCAAGGTCGTTACGGCTTTGGTGGGCGGGGAGTATTAA
- a CDS encoding UDP-N-acetylmuramoyl-L-alanyl-D-glutamate--2,6-diaminopimelate ligase, whose amino-acid sequence MNDAALESEEGEAHVTGFAIDHRKIAPGNIFGAFQGARVNGEDFIEAAVAAGALAIVAHPDAQVDGATHISDAEPRRLFALMAARYFTPTPQYVAAVTGTNGKTSTAEMTRQLWRMAGLNSASIGTLGVTTADDQVKTGLTTPDIVTFLSNMSGLAREGVSHAIFEASSHGLSQYRTEGLPVQVGVFTNLSRDHLDYHGDMDSYFEAKMRLFDEVVDDAGTAVVWADDERSATVIKRAMDRGLNLFTVGEQGTSLRLLSRTPTQLGQVLMIKAQGNTHRIALPLIGAYQAANVMCAAGVVLATGGALEDVFDHMQRVQPVRGRLERAVITKVGAPVYVDYAHTPDGLRAAIDALRPHVKGRLITIFGAGGDRDKGKRPEMGKVAVELSDLAIVTDDNPRNEDPAAIRADILAGAPGAEEVGDRRAAIGLAIGLACPDDIILLAGKGHEQGQIIGDRVIPFDDVEVARECARKANGTPQPETAA is encoded by the coding sequence ATGAATGACGCGGCCCTAGAAAGCGAAGAAGGCGAAGCCCATGTGACCGGTTTTGCCATTGACCATCGCAAGATCGCGCCGGGCAATATTTTCGGTGCCTTTCAAGGCGCAAGGGTCAACGGCGAGGATTTTATCGAGGCTGCGGTTGCAGCTGGCGCGTTAGCGATTGTTGCGCATCCCGACGCGCAAGTCGATGGGGCTACGCATATTTCTGACGCAGAACCGAGGCGTCTTTTCGCATTGATGGCAGCGCGCTATTTTACACCGACACCGCAATATGTCGCGGCCGTCACGGGTACTAATGGCAAGACATCAACCGCAGAGATGACACGCCAGCTTTGGCGTATGGCTGGCCTCAACAGTGCCTCTATCGGGACGCTGGGCGTTACGACAGCGGACGATCAGGTCAAGACCGGTCTTACCACGCCGGATATAGTCACCTTTTTGTCAAACATGTCCGGTCTTGCCCGCGAGGGAGTCAGTCACGCAATATTTGAAGCGTCTAGTCACGGTCTTTCTCAATATCGTACTGAAGGATTGCCCGTACAGGTTGGTGTATTCACCAATCTCAGTCGCGATCATCTTGATTATCATGGCGATATGGACAGCTATTTCGAGGCCAAGATGCGGCTGTTTGATGAAGTGGTTGACGACGCCGGAACCGCGGTTGTCTGGGCAGATGATGAACGATCTGCCACTGTCATAAAACGCGCTATGGATCGCGGGTTGAACCTATTCACAGTAGGAGAGCAAGGCACATCATTGCGGCTCTTGTCGCGTACACCGACGCAATTGGGCCAGGTGCTGATGATAAAAGCGCAAGGCAATACGCATCGGATCGCCTTGCCGCTGATCGGTGCTTATCAGGCCGCGAACGTCATGTGTGCTGCCGGGGTCGTGCTTGCGACAGGTGGAGCGCTGGAGGATGTGTTCGATCATATGCAACGCGTACAGCCAGTGCGCGGCCGCTTGGAACGGGCGGTCATCACGAAAGTGGGTGCGCCTGTTTATGTTGATTACGCGCATACGCCCGATGGTTTGCGGGCAGCGATTGATGCGTTGCGGCCTCATGTGAAAGGCCGGTTGATCACGATTTTCGGGGCTGGCGGTGACCGGGACAAGGGTAAGCGTCCGGAAATGGGCAAGGTAGCCGTGGAGCTGTCGGATTTGGCTATCGTAACGGACGACAATCCGCGCAATGAGGATCCGGCGGCCATTCGCGCCGATATCCTGGCAGGGGCACCGGGCGCGGAAGAGGTGGGAGACCGCCGTGCGGCCATTGGCCTTGCTATTGGTCTAGCTTGTCCGGATGATATCATTTTGTTGGCGGGCAAGGGGCATGAACAGGGACAGATTATTGGCGATCGCGTGATCCCGTTTGATGATGTTGAAGTCGCCCGGGAATGCGCCCGCAAAGCCAACGGCACACCGCAGCCGGAGACGGCAGCATGA
- a CDS encoding penicillin-binding transpeptidase domain-containing protein yields the protein MTTLLASSRKMQFSGKSKEVAASAHFRLMVLLLVFLAIFTVIVGRLISFSILEDAKPTRMSSSAFVPARGDIVDRNGVPLARTMKGYAIRVVPERVLGDKILLARQLSELFPDTTAAEFLAKLEGPRPTYLRRRALPNEVKQVHALGEIGIEFPRENERLYPQRDLAAHVLGYVDADSEGVMGMERALNDRLKDENLRGAPAALSIDSRVQAALESELMVAMTAHEARGAAGIILDVQTGEVMALASLPVFDPNKIRKATMKYQTNDVTQSVFELGSTFKPLTVAAALDAGTVTDLAVRYNATEPIKVAGFKIKDDHGQNRYLNVPETLVHSSNIVTARIADNLGKEGMEHMIRRLGFDERPHIELAERGKPLWPQSWGRVTNMTVAYGHGIAVTPLHLASAYAALVNGGIWRPATLLKVEPGEEAEGRRVFKAATSARMRQLLRMIVSNGTGRKADAPGYRIGGKTGSAEKPADGGYNRTSLVSTFAAAFPMDNPRYVVIAMLDEPKGNAETGFQRTAGWTAAPVVRRVVPRVGPMLGVVPDEHRDVDVSELTPLLWSPKG from the coding sequence ATGACCACTCTTCTGGCAAGCAGCAGAAAAATGCAGTTTTCCGGGAAAAGTAAGGAGGTAGCAGCCAGCGCCCACTTTCGGTTGATGGTGTTGCTACTGGTGTTTCTTGCCATTTTCACAGTTATCGTCGGGCGATTGATAAGCTTCAGCATATTGGAAGATGCCAAACCCACGCGGATGTCCAGCTCGGCGTTTGTGCCGGCACGTGGCGATATCGTGGATCGCAATGGTGTTCCTTTGGCGCGAACGATGAAAGGTTATGCGATCCGTGTGGTGCCAGAGCGGGTGCTCGGTGATAAAATATTACTGGCCCGGCAATTGTCAGAATTGTTTCCTGACACAACGGCGGCCGAGTTTCTCGCAAAGCTTGAAGGGCCACGGCCAACCTATTTGCGGCGTCGCGCGCTGCCTAATGAGGTTAAGCAAGTCCATGCGCTGGGCGAGATTGGTATCGAATTCCCACGAGAAAACGAACGGCTATATCCGCAGCGCGATCTGGCGGCTCATGTCCTTGGCTATGTCGATGCGGACAGTGAGGGCGTGATGGGAATGGAGCGGGCGCTTAACGACCGCCTTAAGGATGAGAATCTGCGCGGCGCCCCGGCAGCACTTTCGATTGATAGTCGTGTCCAAGCTGCACTTGAGAGCGAATTGATGGTCGCGATGACCGCGCACGAAGCCCGCGGAGCGGCCGGCATTATACTGGACGTGCAAACGGGTGAGGTCATGGCATTGGCCTCGTTGCCGGTTTTTGATCCCAATAAAATCCGCAAGGCGACGATGAAATACCAAACCAATGATGTCACGCAAAGCGTCTTTGAACTGGGTTCCACATTCAAGCCCTTGACGGTTGCCGCGGCGCTTGATGCGGGTACTGTGACGGATCTTGCGGTCCGATATAACGCAACCGAACCCATCAAGGTGGCTGGCTTTAAGATCAAGGATGATCACGGGCAGAATCGATATCTCAACGTGCCGGAAACACTGGTACACAGCTCTAATATTGTGACTGCACGTATTGCCGACAATCTCGGCAAAGAAGGCATGGAACACATGATCCGGCGGCTCGGTTTCGACGAGAGACCTCATATTGAACTGGCCGAACGGGGCAAGCCGCTTTGGCCGCAAAGCTGGGGTCGGGTTACGAATATGACGGTTGCGTACGGGCACGGTATTGCGGTTACGCCGCTTCATCTGGCTAGCGCTTATGCGGCGCTGGTCAATGGTGGTATCTGGCGGCCAGCTACGCTGTTAAAGGTTGAGCCAGGCGAGGAGGCGGAGGGGCGCCGCGTATTCAAGGCGGCAACAAGCGCTCGCATGCGGCAACTGTTACGGATGATTGTGTCTAACGGTACAGGGCGCAAGGCCGATGCTCCGGGATACCGGATTGGCGGCAAAACCGGCTCGGCGGAGAAACCTGCTGATGGAGGATATAACAGAACCTCTCTGGTCTCCACATTTGCTGCGGCATTCCCGATGGATAACCCCCGCTATGTCGTCATTGCGATGCTCGACGAGCCAAAGGGCAACGCCGAAACAGGTTTTCAGCGGACAGCTGGCTGGACCGCAGCACCTGTTGTTCGCAGGGTGGTGCCGCGGGTAGGGCCGATGTTGGGCGTGGTACCGGATGAACATCGAGATGTTGATGTGTCGGAGCTGACTCCTTTGCTCTGGTCACCGAAAGGATAG
- the rsmH gene encoding 16S rRNA (cytosine(1402)-N(4))-methyltransferase RsmH: MTPDEATIPAKPHIPVLLDEVIDALAITPGETHVDGTFGAGGYSMAMIAAGAKVHGFDQDPDAITDGKPLVESSDGKLTLHHAFYSQMADVLGGEDIDGVTLDIGVSSMQLDQAERGFSFQKDGPLDMRMSQDGPSAADFLNEAEEEDIADVIYRYGEERRSRKIAKAIVNARPLTRTSDLANVVRKALGQKPGDKKDPATRTFQAIRIHINRELGELEDGLLAAERLLKPGGRLAIVTFHSLEDRIVKNFLRNRSGQQSAGSRHLPQVSEKRPAPTFHKPAKLVRPTGAEQVSNPRARSATLRSAVRSDAPSHAQMGGV; encoded by the coding sequence ATGACCCCCGATGAAGCGACCATCCCTGCAAAGCCCCATATCCCCGTTTTGCTCGACGAAGTCATAGATGCACTCGCCATTACCCCGGGCGAAACGCATGTCGATGGCACGTTCGGCGCTGGCGGCTATAGCATGGCGATGATTGCAGCTGGTGCCAAGGTGCACGGCTTTGATCAGGATCCTGATGCCATTACTGACGGCAAGCCTTTGGTTGAAAGCTCTGATGGCAAGCTCACATTGCACCATGCTTTCTATTCGCAGATGGCTGATGTGCTCGGCGGAGAAGATATTGACGGCGTCACATTGGATATCGGCGTATCTTCTATGCAGCTCGATCAGGCGGAGCGCGGATTTTCGTTCCAGAAAGATGGACCGCTTGACATGCGCATGTCTCAGGACGGTCCCAGCGCTGCTGATTTCCTGAATGAGGCCGAAGAAGAAGATATTGCGGATGTCATTTACCGCTATGGTGAAGAACGTCGATCCCGAAAAATCGCCAAAGCAATCGTCAATGCGCGGCCACTGACCCGCACATCTGATCTGGCCAATGTTGTTCGCAAGGCGCTGGGCCAAAAGCCTGGAGATAAAAAAGATCCTGCAACACGGACCTTTCAGGCGATCCGCATCCATATCAATCGCGAGCTTGGTGAACTGGAAGATGGCTTGCTCGCCGCGGAGCGACTGCTGAAGCCCGGCGGACGCCTTGCCATTGTGACCTTCCACAGTCTGGAAGACCGTATCGTCAAAAATTTCCTGCGCAACCGCAGCGGACAACAATCCGCCGGTTCGCGTCATCTCCCACAAGTTTCCGAAAAACGGCCGGCGCCCACCTTTCATAAACCAGCCAAACTGGTGCGCCCGACCGGGGCGGAGCAGGTCTCTAATCCCCGAGCCCGCTCCGCCACCCTCAGATCAGCGGTGCGTTCCGACGCTCCGAGCCATGCACAGATGGGAGGCGTGTAA
- a CDS encoding division/cell wall cluster transcriptional repressor MraZ, whose amino-acid sequence MSGNYAYSGSGISAIDDKGRLSVPAFLRKDLIASSDGRVLCLGKHEKWDCLVGFGLSRKIDMLAEIDKEEEIAIARSEPYDRDAAGARKFSTLQDLSFDASGRFVLPPMLQAISGLKDKVIFHGIGKTFCLWAPQALLDTTDDVPVDKRLVEFHLSELGKKK is encoded by the coding sequence GTGTCAGGCAATTACGCTTATTCAGGATCGGGTATTTCCGCGATAGACGACAAGGGTCGTCTGTCCGTTCCTGCGTTCCTGCGTAAAGACTTGATCGCGAGCAGCGATGGTCGCGTGCTGTGCCTCGGTAAGCATGAAAAATGGGATTGTCTTGTTGGCTTTGGACTAAGCCGCAAGATCGATATGCTGGCAGAAATCGACAAGGAAGAAGAGATCGCCATCGCCCGGTCAGAGCCCTATGACCGCGATGCAGCAGGTGCCCGCAAATTCTCCACGCTTCAGGACCTCAGCTTCGATGCCAGTGGCCGTTTTGTTCTGCCGCCCATGTTGCAGGCGATTAGCGGTCTGAAGGATAAAGTCATTTTCCACGGCATCGGCAAGACATTCTGCCTTTGGGCGCCGCAAGCGCTGCTCGACACGACCGATGATGTGCCGGTGGACAAGCGTCTTGTAGAGTTTCATCTGAGCGAATTGGGGAAAAAGAAATGA
- a CDS encoding DUF4350 domain-containing protein, with protein sequence MRWLASGLMLLAVTGLLLQCSPASTSAAEESEASTKIQLMTSLPIVWGEGASMETILSGTTEAAPIYTHWRGKYDISAVDSFEALDSSATDVVILAQPPAMDPADIAALDAWIRDGGKAIILTDPMLLWPTELSLGDTSRPLASGLLSPLLNYWGLELLAPDADGAGQVVLEFPEATITTVGIGTFKPLSGKSASHANCALSKANIIARCEVGEGRAIIIADADFLNDALWGDDVNEGTKMESRDARRLTDIFVADLIK encoded by the coding sequence ATGCGATGGCTCGCATCTGGATTGATGCTCCTCGCTGTCACGGGGTTATTGTTGCAATGCAGCCCGGCCTCGACCAGCGCAGCTGAGGAAAGCGAAGCCTCTACCAAAATCCAGTTGATGACGAGTCTGCCGATCGTCTGGGGTGAGGGCGCATCTATGGAAACTATATTATCAGGCACAACAGAGGCCGCCCCGATTTACACCCATTGGCGAGGCAAATATGATATCTCCGCGGTCGATAGTTTTGAAGCCCTGGACAGTTCCGCCACCGATGTTGTGATACTGGCGCAGCCGCCTGCGATGGATCCGGCGGATATAGCGGCACTGGATGCCTGGATACGCGATGGCGGCAAGGCGATCATTCTGACTGACCCGATGTTGCTCTGGCCGACAGAGCTATCCCTTGGAGACACAAGCCGCCCGCTTGCGTCCGGACTGTTATCCCCTTTGCTCAACTATTGGGGATTGGAATTGCTCGCACCGGATGCAGATGGAGCAGGCCAGGTGGTTCTGGAATTTCCTGAAGCAACGATTACCACCGTTGGTATTGGAACGTTCAAACCTTTGTCGGGCAAAAGTGCCAGTCATGCCAATTGTGCGCTGAGCAAGGCAAATATCATCGCGCGTTGTGAGGTCGGTGAAGGGCGGGCGATCATCATTGCCGACGCTGATTTTCTAAATGATGCTCTGTGGGGAGATGATGTTAATGAGGGCACAAAAATGGAGTCGCGGGATGCCCGGCGCTTGACCGATATTTTTGTTGCAGATTTGATTAAATGA